A region from the Maribacter aquivivus genome encodes:
- a CDS encoding helix-turn-helix domain-containing protein, translating into MEQLQFVATTPQQLRKDINQDVKNLLNELEKSFQPKTPEELLSRRETADLLKINLSSLYNWTKKGILKSYGCSGKVYYKRSEVESALIEL; encoded by the coding sequence ATGGAACAATTACAATTTGTCGCAACGACTCCACAACAATTAAGAAAAGACATCAATCAAGATGTTAAAAACCTTTTAAACGAACTCGAAAAGAGTTTTCAACCAAAGACACCAGAAGAACTACTTAGTCGCAGAGAAACAGCAGATTTACTAAAGATAAATCTTAGTTCTTTATATAACTGGACAAAAAAGGGAATACTCAAATCTTATGGATGTTCTGGTAAAGTTTATTACAAGCGTAGTGAAGTAGAATCTGCATTAATAGAACTTTAA